A region of Candidatus Methylomirabilis sp. DNA encodes the following proteins:
- a CDS encoding molybdopterin biosynthesis protein yields MAHPLRGRKVYLEDIPLDAAVRRFLPALDEVGACARLAGEALPVAECLGRVTARPVWAALSSPHYPAAAMDGVAVRASDTRGASETSPIRLTLGERARWVDTGDPIPEGFNAVIPLEALQPVGDEAVEIVGPVAPWYHVRPMGEDMVATELILPENHRLRPVDLGAAAGCGCATLLVRRRPRVAILPTGTELVVAGTAVRPGDIIEYNSLMLAGQVEEWGGIPTRFPIVPDEYPRVLEAIREALKEHDLVVVNAGSSAGSEDFTAAAVGELGKVLVHGIAIRPGHPVILGIAQGKPVLGIPGYPVSAVVTFELLGRPLLYRMLGLPLPSRPTVRAILTRKVLSPMGEDEFLRVKVGQVGDKVVATPLSRGAGIIMSLVRADGCVKIPRGTEGLHAGAEVTVELFRDPEEIARTIVAIGSHDLTLDLLASWLKQRHPDLTLASANVGSLGGLTALARSEAHLAGAHLLDEATGEYNLPFVRQTLATVPTVLVNLTFRDQGLIVPKGNPKGIRTLQDLTRPDVQFINRQRGSGTRILLDYQLKQRGIPPAKIAGYAREEYTHLNVAAAVRSGAADCGLGILAAARALELDFVPLLKERYDLVIPRMHAEAPLLAPLLAIIRGPEFRAAVAALGGYDTSRMGEVVGEA; encoded by the coding sequence GTGGCCCATCCCCTCAGGGGCCGGAAGGTCTACCTGGAGGACATCCCCCTCGACGCGGCGGTCCGGCGCTTCCTCCCCGCCCTGGACGAGGTCGGGGCCTGCGCCCGCCTGGCGGGCGAAGCCCTGCCGGTGGCGGAGTGCCTGGGGCGCGTGACGGCCCGGCCGGTCTGGGCCGCCCTCTCCTCCCCCCATTACCCCGCGGCGGCGATGGACGGGGTGGCGGTCCGGGCGAGCGACACCCGGGGCGCCTCCGAGACGAGTCCGATCCGCCTCACGCTCGGCGAGCGGGCCCGCTGGGTGGACACCGGGGACCCGATCCCCGAGGGCTTCAACGCCGTCATCCCGCTGGAGGCGCTGCAGCCGGTAGGGGACGAGGCCGTCGAGATCGTCGGTCCCGTCGCCCCCTGGTACCACGTCCGGCCCATGGGGGAGGACATGGTGGCGACGGAGCTCATCCTGCCGGAGAACCACCGCCTCCGCCCCGTGGACCTGGGGGCGGCGGCCGGCTGCGGGTGCGCCACGCTCCTCGTCCGGCGCAGGCCGCGCGTCGCCATCCTCCCCACCGGTACGGAGCTGGTCGTTGCGGGCACCGCCGTCAGGCCTGGAGACATCATCGAGTACAACTCCCTCATGCTGGCCGGCCAGGTGGAGGAATGGGGCGGGATCCCGACCCGGTTCCCCATCGTGCCGGACGAGTACCCGCGCGTCCTCGAGGCGATCCGGGAGGCCCTCAAGGAGCACGACCTGGTCGTCGTGAACGCCGGGTCCTCTGCCGGTTCCGAGGACTTCACCGCGGCCGCCGTGGGGGAATTGGGGAAGGTCCTGGTCCACGGGATCGCGATTCGGCCCGGGCATCCGGTGATCCTGGGGATCGCCCAGGGAAAGCCGGTCCTGGGGATCCCGGGCTACCCGGTCTCGGCAGTCGTCACCTTCGAGTTGCTGGGCCGGCCCCTCCTGTACCGGATGCTCGGGCTGCCCCTGCCGAGCCGGCCCACGGTCCGGGCGATCCTGACCCGGAAGGTCCTCTCCCCGATGGGGGAGGACGAGTTCCTCCGGGTCAAGGTGGGGCAGGTCGGGGACAAGGTCGTAGCGACCCCGCTCTCCCGCGGGGCCGGGATCATCATGTCCCTCGTCCGGGCCGACGGGTGCGTGAAAATCCCCCGAGGGACGGAGGGCCTGCACGCCGGGGCCGAGGTCACGGTGGAACTCTTCCGTGATCCCGAGGAGATCGCCCGGACCATCGTGGCGATCGGGAGCCATGACCTCACGCTGGACCTGCTCGCCTCGTGGCTCAAGCAACGCCACCCCGATCTCACGCTCGCCTCGGCCAACGTCGGGAGCCTGGGGGGGCTCACCGCCCTCGCCCGGAGCGAGGCCCACCTGGCTGGTGCCCACCTCCTCGACGAGGCGACCGGCGAGTACAACCTCCCCTTCGTGCGCCAGACACTGGCCACGGTCCCAACGGTCCTGGTCAACCTGACGTTCCGGGATCAGGGGCTCATCGTCCCCAAGGGGAACCCCAAGGGCATCCGGACGCTCCAGGACCTGACGCGCCCGGACGTCCAGTTCATCAACCGGCAGCGGGGCTCCGGGACCCGCATCCTGCTCGACTACCAGCTGAAGCAGCGGGGGATCCCGCCCGCGAAGATCGCCGGCTACGCCCGCGAGGAGTACACCCACCTGAACGTCGCGGCAGCAGTGCGGAGCGGGGCGGCCGACTGCGGCCTCGGGATCCTGGCGGCCGCCCGCGCCCTCGAGCTCGATTTCGTCCCCCTCCTGAAGGAGCGCTACGATCTCGTGATTCCCCGGATGCACGCCGAGGCCCCGCTCCTCGCCCCGCTCCTCGCGATAATCCGCGGCCCGGAGTTCCGCGCCGCCGTCGCCGCCCTCGGCGGCTACGACACGAGCCGGATGGGCGAGGTGGTGGGCGAGGCCTAG
- a CDS encoding glycerophosphodiester phosphodiesterase family protein: MRPRQPAVPVVLLLASLCLPLATAPPAPAGPHGPRSGRLPTFDVQGHRGARGLVPENTLPAFERALQLGVDTLELDLHFTRDQQVVVFHDPTLTAGKCRRVAPDLPAAIADLTLQDLKRGYVCDVKQQEFPRQDPAFRGEIAGGDYRVPTLQEVFDLVAAYGRTADRAYGRRVRFNAETKRVPFDPHHIGDDGEAFERTVVRLVEQNGLTDRVTVQSFDHRSALRVRQLNPAIETVVLTSTGSPIRPDLLAREARAAVWSPTFRFVDRELLERAHRGGIRVIPWTVNDEPSMRALIRMGVDGIITDVPDVLLALLKREFPHLRPPSAERATP, encoded by the coding sequence ATGCGCCCCCGGCAGCCCGCCGTTCCGGTCGTCCTCCTCCTGGCGTCCCTCTGCCTCCCGCTCGCAACCGCCCCTCCCGCTCCCGCCGGCCCGCACGGGCCCCGGAGCGGTCGCCTCCCGACCTTCGACGTCCAGGGCCACCGGGGGGCGCGGGGTCTCGTTCCCGAGAACACCCTCCCGGCCTTCGAGCGGGCCCTGCAACTCGGGGTGGACACCCTCGAACTCGACCTCCACTTCACGCGGGACCAGCAGGTGGTGGTCTTCCACGACCCGACCCTCACGGCGGGCAAGTGCCGGAGGGTGGCCCCGGACCTCCCCGCAGCCATCGCCGACCTCACCCTGCAGGACCTCAAGCGCGGGTACGTCTGCGATGTGAAGCAGCAGGAGTTCCCCCGGCAAGACCCGGCCTTCCGGGGCGAGATCGCCGGAGGCGACTACCGCGTGCCAACCCTGCAGGAAGTCTTCGACCTGGTGGCCGCCTACGGCCGGACGGCCGACCGCGCCTACGGCCGGCGCGTCCGGTTCAACGCCGAGACCAAGCGGGTCCCCTTCGACCCGCACCACATCGGCGATGACGGCGAGGCCTTCGAGCGGACCGTCGTCCGCCTGGTCGAGCAGAACGGGCTGACGGACCGGGTGACCGTCCAGTCCTTCGACCACCGCTCCGCCCTCCGGGTCCGCCAGCTCAATCCCGCCATCGAGACCGTCGTCCTCACCAGCACCGGCAGCCCCATCCGGCCAGACCTCCTGGCGCGGGAAGCCCGGGCGGCGGTCTGGTCCCCCACGTTCCGCTTCGTAGACCGGGAGCTCCTCGAGCGGGCCCACCGGGGTGGCATCCGGGTCATCCCCTGGACCGTGAACGACGAGCCCAGCATGCGGGCCCTGATCCGGATGGGCGTGGACGGGATCATCACCGACGTCCCCGACGTGCTCCTTGCCCTCCTCAAGCGGGAGTTCCCCCATCTCCGTCCGCCTTCAGCCGAACGCGCCACGCCCTGA